From the genome of Natrinema marinum:
TCGGCTGTGGCGGCGCCGGCGGCAACACCATCAATCGGATGCACGAGGAAGGCATTCACGGCGCGAAACTCGTCGCCGCCAACACCGACGTCCAGCACCTCGTCGAGATCGACGCCGACACCAAGATCCTCATGGGCGAGGAGAAGACCGGCGGTCGCGGCGCCGGGTCGCTCCCACAGGTCGGCGAGGAGGCCGCCCTCGAGAGCCAGCAGGACATCTACGACGCGATCGACGGCTCGGACATGGTCTTCGTCACGGCCGGCCTCGGCGGCGGCACCGGCACCGGTTCGGCACCCGTCGTCGCCAAGGCCGCCCGCGAGGCCGGCGCGCTGACGATCTCGATCGTCACGACGCCGTTTACCGCGGAAGGCGAGGTCCGGCGAACGAACGCGGAGGCCGGCCTCGAGCGCCTGCGCGACGTCTCTGACACCGTCATCGTCGTCCCCAACGATCGCCTGCTCGATTCGGTCGGCAAACTCCCCGTCCGCCAGGCGTTCAAGGTCAGCGACGAGGTGCTGATGCGCAGCGTCAAGGGCATCACGGAACTCATCACGAAACCCGGCCTCGTCAACCTGGACTTCGCTGACGTTCGCACCGTCATGGAACGGGGCGGCGTCGCCATGATCGGTCTCGGCGAAGCCGACTCCGAAGCGAAAGCCGAGGATTCGGTCAAAACGGCGCTTCGCTCGCCGCTGCTCGACGTGGACATCTCGGGTGCGAGTTCCGCGCTCGTCAACGTCACCGGCGGCAACGACATGGCCATCGAGGAAGCAGAAGGCGTCGTCGAGGAGATCTACGACCGGATCGACCCCGACGCCCGCATCATCTGGGGAACCTCGATCGACGAGAGCCTCGAGGGCAGCATGCGGACGATGATCGTCGTTACCGGCGTCCAGTCGCCCCAGATCTACGGCCGGCCCGACGGCGAGCAAGCCGTCCAGCCCGGTCCCGCACAGGGCGACGACATCGATTTCGTCGACTGATCGGCCGTTCCGCCGTCGATCGGCGACTCGCGACCCTGGCGGATAGCAGGCGTTTCCAGTCCATTCATTATCCGCCCCGCCGGCCGCTCGAGGCGAAGCCCGCCGCGGTATCCGCGTCCCGCCTTCAGACGACCCGATCGGCCTCGTCTCTGTACGCTTCGAACACCCGTTCTCCCCACGCGTACGCGTCGGGGTCGTCCGTATCGACGAAGACCGAGAGGATCCCTACATCCGGATCGTAGCCGCCGACGCCCACCCGGTCGTCGAACAGCGCCAGTCCGAACGGGAGGTCGTCGCGTGCCCAGAGCCGGAGGTTCTCACGCTCGAACGCCTCCGCGGTGCGGTCGTCGTACGCCGTCGCGAGGCGGTCGATCACCGGCGGCTCGAAGACGATCTCGACCGACATGCCCTCGAGGATGCGCTCGTGAACGTCGTCGACGTACGTGGGCGCGACCGAGGTCGTGTCACAGCCTCGCAGCGAGTCGGTCTCGCCGAGCAGATCGATGAACCGGTTCAGCGGTCGGTACGGATCGTGCGGCCCGACGGCGGTAACCGTGGCGTCGGCGAACCAGTCGACGTCGGCCGGGACGGGAAGTGTCGTCCCCGAGAGCAACTCGTACAGCGGTGCCAGTCGGCGCGTCTCCGTGACGGCGGACTGGTAGGCGTCCACCGTGGTTCCCATCCGTTCCCCCACCGGCGTCAGCGCGTAGCCGTTGTCGGTCCGCGTGATCCAGTCTTTCTTCCGGAACGACGTGAGGATTCGATGCGTCGTCGCCGGCGAGACCTCGAGCGCCGCGGCCAGCTCCGGTTTCTCGAGCGGTTCGTCGGCCAACACGTCGAAGACCTCGCGCCGCCGGACCAGTTCCAAAAGGTCGTCCTCGAGGTCCGCTACGGACAGCTCCGCCTTCATTGGCTTCTCATGGAAAGTGCTCAGCAAAAGCTTTTTCATAGGACGAACCCCGCTCAGCGGACGAGTATATATACTCGATCCGATAAGTGTGCACACGACGATAGGAGAGCGGCGATCAGTGCGCTCGCGGACCGGCGACGCGGAGCCCCTCGAGCGACCCGATCCGGGCTCAACAGATCGGTTTCGGATCGAGGCCCAACTCGTCCAGCGAGCCCGCGTACGCCTCGTAGGCGTCGTCGATCACGTCTTCGGCGGCCCGACGCGCTCGATCCCACTTTTCGCTTTCGTCGCAGCCATCCTCGAGGACGGCGAGCGCTCGATCACCTTGCGCCGCCGTCTCGCGTCGCAGTTCCCGAAACGCGTCGGCCCGTCGCTCGTCGCCCTCGTTGACGAAGAAGTTCACGATCTGAAGGTGCGTCCGGTCGCCGACCAGCGACCGCCCGACGACGCCGCCGAGTCGCTGCGCAGTCGTCTCGAACGATCGAAGCCGGTCGTGCATCGGCCCGCCATCCGCGCCATCGTC
Proteins encoded in this window:
- the ftsZ gene encoding cell division protein FtsZ; amino-acid sequence: MDSIIDDAIDEAENGDPAGAPGGAPGEGQSPDGDTGGRQTGTMTDDELEDVLQDLQTDITVVGCGGAGGNTINRMHEEGIHGAKLVAANTDVQHLVEIDADTKILMGEEKTGGRGAGSLPQVGEEAALESQQDIYDAIDGSDMVFVTAGLGGGTGTGSAPVVAKAAREAGALTISIVTTPFTAEGEVRRTNAEAGLERLRDVSDTVIVVPNDRLLDSVGKLPVRQAFKVSDEVLMRSVKGITELITKPGLVNLDFADVRTVMERGGVAMIGLGEADSEAKAEDSVKTALRSPLLDVDISGASSALVNVTGGNDMAIEEAEGVVEEIYDRIDPDARIIWGTSIDESLEGSMRTMIVVTGVQSPQIYGRPDGEQAVQPGPAQGDDIDFVD
- a CDS encoding helix-turn-helix transcriptional regulator; amino-acid sequence: MKAELSVADLEDDLLELVRRREVFDVLADEPLEKPELAAALEVSPATTHRILTSFRKKDWITRTDNGYALTPVGERMGTTVDAYQSAVTETRRLAPLYELLSGTTLPVPADVDWFADATVTAVGPHDPYRPLNRFIDLLGETDSLRGCDTTSVAPTYVDDVHERILEGMSVEIVFEPPVIDRLATAYDDRTAEAFERENLRLWARDDLPFGLALFDDRVGVGGYDPDVGILSVFVDTDDPDAYAWGERVFEAYRDEADRVV
- a CDS encoding rubrerythrin family protein translates to MDADDFRPTIEESMATELERLGSSKLLVALTDADLTVERVLRTAADSERAAAETFETWADDEDHADARDAFAAFRDEEGDHYERVAALLEDSDEDDDGADGGPMHDRLRSFETTAQRLGGVVGRSLVGDRTHLQIVNFFVNEGDERRADAFRELRRETAAQGDRALAVLEDGCDESEKWDRARRAAEDVIDDAYEAYAGSLDELGLDPKPIC